Part of the Amycolatopsis sp. 195334CR genome is shown below.
TGAACTACCCGCAGGGCGCGGTGAGCGGCCTGATCCAGACCAGCGCCAGCGTGAACTCCGGTGACTCGGGCGGCTGCCTGTTCGCCGGCAGCGTCGGCGTCGGCATCACCTCCGGCATGGGCGGCGGCAGCTCGTTCTTCCAGCCGGTCACCGAGGCCCTCTCGGCCTACGGCGTCTCGCTGAACTGACCTGCTTCAGCCCGCGAAAGCGGGGCGTTCCTGGTCGGAATGCCCCGCTTTCGCTGTGCCCGGTAGCCTGCTCGAGTGCCCTTGGACCCCTCGTTCGCCGGCCGGTCGTACCCGCCGGACAGCGCCTACGCCGTGAGCCGGGCGAAGATCGCCGAATTCGCCGAGTCGATCGGCGACGACAACCCGCTCTACCACGATCCCGAGGCCGCCCGCGCCGCCGGTTATCCGGACGTCATCGCGCCGCCGACCTTTCTCACCGTGGTCAACCTGCGCGCGATCAACGTCATCGTCGGCGACCCGGAGCTGGGGCTGGACTACTCGCGGATGGTGCACGGCGACCAGAACTTCGTGCACAGCCGCCCGGTGCACGCGGGCGACGTGATCGAGCTGACCACGCACATCGACGAGATCATGACCCGCGCGGGCAACGACTTCATCACCCTGCGCGCCGAGATCACCGACACCGAAGGCGCGCACGTGTGCACCACGCGCGCCCAGCTGGTCGTCCGAGGGGAGGGCGCGTGAGCACGTTCACCGTCGGCGAGGAGCTACCGCCGCTGTCCGTCCAGGTAACCCGGGCGCAGCT
Proteins encoded:
- a CDS encoding MaoC family dehydratase N-terminal domain-containing protein produces the protein MPLDPSFAGRSYPPDSAYAVSRAKIAEFAESIGDDNPLYHDPEAARAAGYPDVIAPPTFLTVVNLRAINVIVGDPELGLDYSRMVHGDQNFVHSRPVHAGDVIELTTHIDEIMTRAGNDFITLRAEITDTEGAHVCTTRAQLVVRGEGA